A region from the Arthrobacter gengyunqii genome encodes:
- a CDS encoding SDR family oxidoreductase — protein MAAEVLVIIGMGGMGQAVLRRSGAGRKVLLADFDESLLETVVATAVGDGYDVVSQRVDVSSRDSVAALAATAAELGSVTGVVHTAGLSPVQAPVDAIWKVDLFGTALVLDEFQKVIAPGGSGVFISSMSAYMVGGQIPADALASLAAVPTDDLLLVPFLAGIDNPGYAYGIAKRANQVRVQTASLAWGARGARVNSISPGVISTPMGQQELAGESGAQMRAMIEGSGTKRVGTPGDIANAAAFLLGHDASFVTGMDLLVDGGAVAAVDTAQRARVAD, from the coding sequence ATGGCAGCTGAAGTACTGGTCATTATTGGAATGGGCGGCATGGGACAGGCCGTCCTGCGCCGCTCGGGCGCCGGACGCAAGGTACTGCTGGCCGATTTCGACGAATCGCTTTTGGAGACTGTCGTGGCCACCGCGGTCGGGGACGGGTACGACGTCGTTTCCCAGCGCGTGGACGTATCGTCCCGCGATTCGGTGGCGGCGCTGGCCGCAACGGCCGCGGAACTGGGCTCGGTCACCGGCGTCGTGCATACGGCGGGACTCTCTCCCGTCCAGGCGCCGGTGGACGCCATCTGGAAGGTGGATCTGTTTGGTACCGCCCTGGTGCTGGACGAGTTCCAGAAGGTTATTGCACCGGGAGGCTCCGGCGTCTTTATCTCCAGCATGTCCGCGTACATGGTGGGCGGCCAGATTCCCGCTGATGCTCTGGCCAGCCTTGCCGCAGTGCCAACGGATGATCTGCTCCTGGTGCCGTTCCTCGCCGGCATCGACAACCCCGGATACGCCTACGGCATCGCCAAACGCGCCAACCAGGTGCGGGTGCAGACAGCCAGCCTTGCCTGGGGTGCCCGGGGCGCACGGGTCAACAGCATCAGCCCCGGTGTCATTTCCACGCCCATGGGCCAGCAGGAGCTCGCCGGTGAATCGGGTGCGCAGATGCGGGCCATGATCGAAGGATCGGGCACCAAGCGCGTGGGCACACCGGGAGACATCGCCAACGCGGCAGCTTTCCTGCTGGGACACGACGCCAGTTTCGTCACCGGTATGGATCTGCTGGTCGACGGCGGTGCAGTAGCCGCCGTCGACACCGCGCAGCGCGCACGCGTGGCGGACTAG
- a CDS encoding DUF6507 family protein produces the protein MSSSTGVQVVNDGMRYDIDVAGVRGTLRVAQGHLEDLSVQDVRSAGNDVENGLGASRTRAAFSRYADEVLVRDTEATLIRIRNAIGGVSTAMDHYVAADHTMTADALRAARALPPRPAARHPLSGSAAEQ, from the coding sequence GTGAGCAGTTCTACGGGGGTGCAGGTAGTGAATGACGGCATGCGTTATGACATCGATGTGGCCGGGGTGCGGGGAACCCTGCGGGTGGCACAGGGACATTTGGAAGACCTTTCGGTCCAGGACGTCCGCTCGGCGGGCAACGATGTGGAGAACGGACTCGGAGCGAGCAGGACACGCGCTGCGTTCAGCCGCTACGCCGATGAGGTCCTGGTCCGTGACACCGAAGCAACCCTGATCCGCATCCGGAATGCCATTGGCGGAGTGAGCACCGCCATGGATCACTACGTTGCCGCCGACCACACGATGACCGCCGACGCGCTGCGCGCCGCCAGGGCACTGCCCCCGCGTCCGGCCGCCCGGCACCCGTTGTCGGGAAGCGCTGCCGAACAATGA
- a CDS encoding alpha/beta hydrolase: MSGSAHLPDPAVLAVAADNLTVRGDSFANTVEGLHGSWRGGLEQSYKAPEQEQVHALLTGPRVSAQALRDSTHRAAQALRLFAEGAADVISRRKMLVEQLENYGRQIHAQADPAVDEALFTSRANTLADDYRDLEDACINALDALQRNTTDAFSTYGPRDPHADVNAATAAYNKLADGRSTDPQRNLGMLLRRMDLMTLEELNRFKADNPGWELAAAPAGLDPEATKELWASLRHPEFLITALPLLVGNLEGIPYVDRAEANLLALGAAAARHGLTTEQEAAYATIRKSLVSPFQPLSRFLIAFDPSVVPPLAAVSIGNVDDADYVTVNVPGMEATSERMTDWTDAAQGLYDGQGEVDANSSHAVVAWMNYSTPGPLSTFEVLHSDLARAGGDRLAVSLTGFHTALGDGPFLAVAAHSYGTPTAGNGLANIDFEVDAAVLYASAGMDSATPDAENLRVAVDSDGNPQVYATQASADNLAGLGILGSQLAGDGRLGAAHFLFGAKVFSSDGDGVLAPTDEHTPFTGRVEAIESQGYLDRGTESLNSISKITMGRGGLVEVTGPFPRLDIEQRRLTHPQLFGPRF; the protein is encoded by the coding sequence TTGAGCGGAAGCGCCCACCTCCCCGACCCCGCGGTTCTGGCTGTCGCTGCGGATAACCTCACAGTCCGTGGCGACAGCTTTGCCAATACCGTGGAAGGCCTTCACGGCAGCTGGCGCGGTGGCCTGGAACAGTCCTATAAGGCGCCCGAGCAGGAACAGGTCCATGCTCTCCTGACAGGCCCCCGAGTCTCAGCCCAGGCGCTGCGCGACAGCACCCACCGAGCCGCGCAAGCCTTGAGGCTGTTCGCGGAGGGCGCCGCCGACGTCATCTCCCGCAGGAAGATGTTGGTTGAGCAGCTGGAGAACTACGGGCGTCAAATCCACGCCCAGGCGGATCCGGCGGTGGACGAAGCGCTGTTCACATCACGGGCCAACACGCTCGCCGACGATTACCGGGACTTGGAGGACGCCTGCATCAATGCACTCGATGCCCTGCAGCGGAACACCACCGATGCTTTCTCCACATACGGTCCGCGGGACCCCCATGCTGACGTCAACGCAGCAACCGCTGCCTACAATAAGCTGGCCGATGGCAGGAGCACGGACCCGCAGAGGAACTTGGGGATGCTTCTGCGCCGCATGGATCTGATGACGCTCGAGGAACTCAACCGGTTCAAGGCGGACAACCCCGGATGGGAACTCGCCGCTGCCCCGGCCGGCCTGGATCCCGAAGCCACCAAGGAGTTGTGGGCATCCCTCCGGCATCCGGAATTCCTCATCACTGCCTTGCCCTTGCTGGTGGGAAATCTTGAAGGAATCCCCTACGTCGATCGGGCGGAGGCAAATCTGCTGGCGCTGGGAGCCGCGGCCGCCCGGCACGGGCTTACTACGGAGCAGGAAGCTGCCTATGCGACCATCAGGAAGTCACTGGTGAGCCCATTTCAACCTCTCAGCCGGTTCCTCATTGCGTTTGATCCCTCCGTCGTGCCGCCGCTGGCAGCTGTCTCCATTGGGAACGTAGATGATGCCGACTATGTCACGGTGAATGTTCCTGGAATGGAGGCCACCAGCGAACGGATGACGGACTGGACGGATGCAGCCCAAGGTCTTTATGACGGGCAGGGAGAGGTGGATGCCAATTCAAGCCATGCTGTCGTCGCATGGATGAATTACTCAACACCCGGCCCGCTCTCGACGTTTGAGGTCTTGCATTCAGATTTGGCCCGTGCCGGCGGAGACCGCCTTGCGGTTTCTTTGACCGGCTTCCACACGGCCCTTGGAGATGGCCCTTTCCTTGCGGTGGCTGCCCACTCCTACGGAACACCGACAGCCGGAAACGGTTTGGCGAATATCGACTTTGAAGTGGACGCTGCCGTTCTGTACGCCTCCGCCGGCATGGATTCGGCCACCCCCGATGCCGAAAACCTCCGCGTGGCAGTGGACTCAGATGGCAACCCGCAGGTCTACGCAACGCAGGCGAGCGCCGACAATTTGGCCGGTTTGGGCATCTTGGGCAGTCAGCTAGCCGGAGACGGGCGTCTCGGAGCAGCGCACTTCCTGTTCGGCGCGAAGGTTTTCAGCTCCGATGGCGATGGCGTGCTCGCTCCGACGGATGAACACACCCCTTTCACAGGACGGGTAGAGGCGATCGAAAGTCAGGGTTACCTGGACCGCGGGACCGAGAGCCTGAACAGCATTTCAAAAATCACCATGGGCCGGGGTGGTCTGGTGGAGGTGACCGGTCCCTTCCCGCGACTAGACATCGAACAGCGAAGACTCACGCATCCCCAGCTGTTCGGCCCTCGGTTCTGA
- a CDS encoding CoA transferase: MTAQTPIPELWRSLAPLLPDGFEAAARSGPRWWWAGRLDVEGIGLGALQALATAVSAYASSSGRRDQVGFASDGAAASFASFAHLRVNGDPVRAFAPLSGFRRSADGWVRLHANYPHHERALLAALNISRPEEVDAEVRRRTSAEVEEAVTEHGGLAAAVRTPEQWAASESGRAVLHQPWLRLNLEAVEAASLPSGRGGILAGLRVLDLTRVIAGPSGSRILGSLGADVLRVDPPATPELEDQYVDTGFSKRSAVADFGDPDAYGRLREVLERADVVLTAYRSGGLSRFGLDAATLRADYPGLAVVSLDAWGDHGTWAGRRGFDSIVQAAVGISHLYGSTGGAGQWRPGAPPVQVLDYATGLGMSAAAVALVAARARGLSGSAHLSLARTALELMRLPGPPPGTEPVVLEPVLRGCRSDYGDLIFVPPPLLINGLQLEYRWPPPRYGSTALVWSGSDRVD, encoded by the coding sequence ATGACGGCTCAGACCCCCATACCGGAACTGTGGCGCAGCCTGGCACCGTTGCTTCCGGACGGTTTCGAAGCGGCTGCCCGGTCCGGACCGCGGTGGTGGTGGGCGGGCAGGCTCGACGTCGAAGGCATCGGGTTGGGAGCGCTGCAGGCGCTCGCAACCGCGGTCTCCGCGTATGCGTCTTCCTCCGGCCGCCGGGATCAGGTTGGTTTTGCGTCCGACGGCGCGGCGGCGTCGTTTGCTTCGTTTGCCCACCTGCGCGTCAACGGCGATCCGGTGAGGGCATTTGCTCCGCTTTCCGGGTTCCGGCGCAGCGCCGACGGCTGGGTTCGGCTGCACGCCAATTATCCGCACCATGAACGTGCCCTGCTGGCGGCTCTGAATATCAGCAGGCCTGAGGAGGTGGACGCAGAGGTGCGCCGGCGCACCTCTGCGGAAGTGGAGGAAGCGGTCACGGAACACGGAGGTCTGGCCGCGGCGGTGCGCACGCCTGAACAGTGGGCAGCCTCCGAGTCGGGGCGCGCCGTACTCCACCAACCCTGGCTCCGGTTGAACCTCGAAGCTGTGGAGGCGGCATCCCTGCCGAGCGGCCGCGGCGGCATCCTGGCGGGACTGCGCGTTCTGGACCTGACCCGGGTCATTGCCGGCCCGTCGGGCAGCCGGATCCTCGGTTCTCTCGGCGCTGACGTGTTGCGTGTGGATCCGCCGGCCACCCCCGAGCTGGAGGACCAGTACGTGGACACCGGGTTCTCCAAACGCAGCGCCGTCGCCGACTTTGGCGACCCCGACGCCTACGGGAGACTGCGCGAGGTGCTGGAGAGGGCCGACGTCGTCCTTACCGCCTACCGCTCCGGTGGGCTGTCCCGCTTTGGGCTCGATGCAGCGACGCTGCGTGCTGATTATCCCGGGCTGGCGGTGGTCTCGCTGGACGCGTGGGGAGACCACGGGACGTGGGCCGGTCGGCGCGGTTTTGACAGTATTGTGCAGGCTGCCGTTGGCATCTCCCATCTCTACGGGAGCACGGGCGGGGCCGGCCAGTGGCGCCCGGGTGCACCTCCGGTGCAGGTTCTGGACTACGCCACCGGGCTGGGGATGTCTGCCGCCGCCGTCGCTCTGGTGGCAGCCCGTGCACGTGGACTGAGCGGATCCGCTCATTTGTCGTTGGCGCGGACGGCTCTGGAACTGATGCGGCTGCCCGGCCCGCCGCCCGGCACAGAGCCTGTGGTGCTCGAGCCGGTGCTGCGCGGCTGCCGGAGCGACTACGGTGACCTGATCTTCGTGCCCCCGCCGCTGCTGATCAACGGATTACAGCTTGAGTACCGTTGGCCTCCGCCCCGTTACGGCAGCACCGCATTGGTTTGGAGTGGATCGGACCGCGTGGATTGA
- a CDS encoding FMN-binding negative transcriptional regulator: protein MRDNPSYALNDAEAIKELVRSNPWCTFISHVDGHGLVSSHYPVVLDEDAEGIVLLSHVGRPDEAKHDLGRHEMLAIIQGPHGYVSPGWYPGGPGVPTWNFVVAHLWGTPEILSDDENLAVLDRLVEHFEAPLPEPHLLHATSENSEYAHRIVHGTVGFRLRVTRMEGKEKMSQGKSPETIRSVIDHLEQPGPYANPPLAARMRQANAETLN, encoded by the coding sequence ATGAGAGACAACCCCAGCTACGCACTCAACGATGCCGAGGCCATCAAGGAGCTCGTCCGCAGCAACCCCTGGTGCACTTTCATCAGCCACGTGGACGGTCATGGGCTGGTGTCCTCGCACTATCCGGTCGTGTTGGATGAGGACGCCGAGGGGATAGTCCTGCTCAGCCATGTCGGCCGGCCCGATGAGGCCAAACACGATCTGGGGCGGCACGAAATGCTGGCGATCATCCAGGGTCCCCACGGCTACGTTTCCCCCGGTTGGTACCCCGGCGGCCCCGGCGTTCCCACCTGGAACTTCGTAGTCGCCCATCTCTGGGGCACGCCGGAGATCCTGTCGGATGACGAAAACCTTGCCGTTCTCGACCGGCTGGTGGAGCACTTCGAAGCTCCGCTGCCCGAGCCCCACCTGCTGCATGCAACCAGCGAGAACAGCGAGTATGCCCACCGCATTGTCCACGGCACCGTCGGTTTCCGGTTGCGGGTCACCCGGATGGAGGGCAAGGAGAAAATGAGCCAGGGCAAGAGCCCCGAAACCATCCGAAGCGTCATCGACCACCTGGAGCAGCCGGGACCGTACGCCAATCCGCCGCTGGCCGCGCGCATGAGGCAGGCCAACGCGGAAACCCTGAACTGA
- a CDS encoding amidohydrolase, producing the protein MDPLSILLRNASLPSRPGLHDVALCAGRIAAIRPAQGTAPGRDTHEVHNLDGRFVLPGLWDNHVHFTQWVIRQQRLDLTGSGSAADVLALVAAAVPAGTAGQTLVGFGFRDALWPDAPTRAGLDSVSGTTPVVLISADLHCLWVNTAAVRALGIAGADGGLVREAECFRTLEKLEDPDAISFEAYRRAADAAARRGVVGIVDFENADNLQLWPERVRHGVDALRVEVSVWPDRLADAVGLGVKTGDVLDERGLITMGPLKVIVDGSLNTRTAWCWDPYPGLPAGRKHSCGQNTVPVQELRTLMAAARDAGIGAAIHAIGDRANTAVLDTFEELGMTGVIEHAQLVREKDFARFRELGLAASVQPEHAMDDRDVADMFWPGRTGRAFALASLHRAGAPLRLGSDAPVAPLDPWFALASAVSRSRDGREPWHPEQCVPAVVALAASARGRSGVQVGEVADLAVTEADPLTATGEKLRTMPVSATLLGGRFTWRDF; encoded by the coding sequence ATGGACCCGCTCAGCATCCTGCTGAGGAACGCTTCGCTTCCTTCCCGCCCGGGACTGCACGACGTCGCGCTGTGCGCCGGACGCATAGCGGCCATTCGTCCGGCGCAGGGAACTGCACCTGGGCGGGACACGCATGAGGTTCACAACCTCGACGGGCGTTTTGTTCTCCCCGGCCTGTGGGACAACCATGTCCACTTCACCCAGTGGGTGATCCGGCAGCAGCGGCTGGACCTGACAGGCAGCGGCAGCGCCGCGGATGTCCTTGCACTGGTGGCAGCAGCCGTTCCGGCCGGAACCGCCGGGCAAACCCTGGTGGGCTTCGGTTTCCGCGATGCTCTCTGGCCGGACGCCCCCACGCGCGCCGGCCTGGATTCCGTCTCAGGCACGACGCCGGTGGTCCTGATCAGCGCCGATCTGCATTGCCTCTGGGTCAACACTGCGGCAGTCCGCGCCCTGGGCATCGCCGGGGCCGACGGCGGGCTGGTCCGGGAAGCGGAGTGCTTCCGGACACTGGAGAAACTTGAGGATCCGGACGCCATCTCGTTTGAGGCGTACCGGCGGGCCGCCGATGCGGCGGCGCGGCGCGGCGTCGTCGGCATTGTGGACTTTGAAAACGCGGACAACCTGCAACTCTGGCCCGAGCGCGTCCGTCACGGCGTTGATGCGTTGCGGGTTGAGGTCTCCGTGTGGCCGGATCGCCTGGCGGACGCCGTCGGGCTCGGTGTGAAGACCGGCGACGTGCTGGACGAGCGCGGGCTCATCACCATGGGCCCGCTGAAGGTCATCGTTGACGGTTCGCTGAACACCCGTACCGCCTGGTGCTGGGACCCGTATCCGGGGCTCCCCGCAGGCCGGAAGCACTCCTGCGGCCAAAACACAGTCCCGGTGCAGGAGCTGCGGACGCTCATGGCCGCCGCGCGCGACGCCGGCATCGGCGCGGCAATCCATGCCATCGGCGACCGGGCCAACACGGCGGTCCTGGACACTTTCGAGGAACTGGGCATGACCGGGGTGATCGAGCACGCGCAGCTGGTGCGGGAGAAGGACTTTGCCCGTTTCCGGGAGCTGGGCCTGGCCGCCAGCGTCCAGCCCGAGCACGCCATGGATGACCGGGATGTGGCCGACATGTTCTGGCCGGGACGCACCGGCCGCGCCTTCGCGCTGGCCTCCCTGCACCGCGCCGGTGCGCCCCTCCGGCTGGGCTCCGACGCCCCGGTCGCTCCCCTGGATCCCTGGTTTGCGCTGGCGTCAGCGGTCAGCCGGAGCAGGGACGGCCGGGAGCCGTGGCATCCCGAGCAGTGTGTGCCGGCGGTGGTGGCTCTTGCCGCGAGCGCTCGGGGCCGGTCCGGGGTGCAGGTGGGCGAGGTGGCCGATCTTGCCGTCACCGAGGCGGATCCCCTGACCGCGACCGGTGAGAAATTGCGCACCATGCCGGTTTCGGCAACACTGCTCGGCGGCCGGTTCACCTGGCGCGACTTCTGA
- a CDS encoding MarR family winged helix-turn-helix transcriptional regulator, with translation MAQQDRSRDTAVGDVYDQIDAIYRRAVARSRRINAPLTQVEQSLLAFIGSNPGCRATDIASAFSLNRSTVSRQVHALAELGLVVEGDDGDNQPRRGRALSVTDKGADRLQRSLAIHRESVRNRLEGWSESELKDFADALERFNAVEDS, from the coding sequence GTGGCACAACAGGACAGGTCCAGGGACACTGCAGTGGGAGACGTCTACGACCAGATTGACGCGATTTACCGGCGGGCCGTCGCACGCTCGCGGCGGATCAACGCGCCGCTGACCCAAGTGGAACAGTCCCTGCTGGCTTTCATCGGCAGCAACCCCGGGTGCCGCGCCACGGACATCGCCTCCGCCTTCTCATTGAACCGCTCCACTGTCTCCCGTCAGGTGCATGCCCTGGCGGAGCTTGGTCTGGTGGTGGAGGGCGACGACGGCGACAACCAGCCGCGCCGCGGCCGTGCCCTGTCCGTGACGGACAAGGGAGCTGACCGGCTCCAGCGGTCCCTGGCCATTCACCGGGAGTCCGTCCGCAACCGCCTTGAGGGCTGGAGCGAATCCGAGCTGAAGGACTTCGCTGACGCACTGGAGCGGTTTAACGCCGTTGAGGATAGCTAG
- a CDS encoding M15 family metallopeptidase, producing the protein MPRQHITTHIAIIAGVCLCLLGYLSWSGQGEQAAQPAAAAVLDFDSPDSSLAVVNKQRPLPADYVPQDLSDAGGVPLRAEAAAAYRQMTAEAAATGVFMSAVSGFRTGDEQDHLYVSYTGSFGQEEADAISARPGHSEHQTGLAVDIANPDGTCALEACFAETLAGSWVASNAQHYGFIIRYPAGAEHLTGYAHEPWHLRYVGTEHARTMHDAGTTLEEFVGLPAAPGY; encoded by the coding sequence ATGCCGCGTCAGCACATCACGACACACATCGCCATCATTGCCGGTGTGTGCCTCTGCCTTCTGGGGTACCTTTCCTGGTCCGGCCAGGGAGAGCAGGCGGCGCAGCCCGCCGCTGCTGCCGTGCTGGACTTTGATTCGCCGGACAGCTCCCTCGCCGTCGTCAATAAGCAGCGGCCGCTGCCGGCCGACTATGTTCCGCAGGACCTCTCCGATGCCGGAGGCGTTCCGCTGCGCGCCGAGGCCGCCGCGGCCTACCGGCAGATGACCGCGGAGGCGGCGGCCACCGGGGTCTTCATGTCCGCTGTGAGCGGCTTCCGGACCGGCGATGAGCAGGATCACCTGTACGTCTCCTATACGGGCAGCTTCGGGCAGGAGGAGGCGGACGCCATTTCGGCCCGCCCCGGGCACAGTGAACACCAGACCGGGTTGGCCGTCGACATCGCCAACCCGGACGGGACCTGCGCCCTGGAAGCCTGCTTCGCCGAAACCCTGGCGGGATCGTGGGTTGCGTCCAACGCCCAGCACTACGGCTTCATCATCCGCTACCCAGCGGGAGCCGAACACCTCACCGGATACGCCCACGAACCGTGGCACCTGCGGTACGTGGGGACGGAACACGCCCGCACAATGCACGACGCCGGCACCACCTTGGAAGAGTTCGTGGGACTGCCTGCCGCGCCGGGCTACTGA
- a CDS encoding serine/threonine protein phosphatase yields MPQQLPQGNTFDHRRSSDGEHVGYIHMTDDGAFIPFDLLHRQRAEALELEEAENLLDDLGLAMFVEDWWLDLDGEQVPVLIREVRRDRVSVAFTASGAIAKAADMTTSIDILLPTDRLHQAKGMEA; encoded by the coding sequence ATGCCGCAGCAGCTTCCGCAGGGAAACACCTTTGACCACCGCCGCTCCAGCGACGGTGAACATGTCGGCTACATCCACATGACAGACGACGGCGCTTTCATACCGTTTGATCTGTTGCACCGGCAGCGGGCGGAGGCGTTGGAACTGGAGGAGGCGGAGAATCTCCTGGATGACCTCGGCCTGGCGATGTTCGTGGAGGATTGGTGGCTCGATCTCGACGGCGAACAGGTGCCGGTCCTCATCCGGGAAGTCCGGCGTGACCGGGTGTCCGTGGCTTTCACTGCTTCCGGCGCCATCGCCAAGGCCGCCGATATGACCACGTCCATCGACATTCTGTTGCCGACGGACCGGCTGCACCAGGCGAAGGGGATGGAGGCGTGA
- a CDS encoding DUF1697 domain-containing protein — translation MNSYLVLLRGINVGGRNKIPMKPLREHLEDLGYQQVSTYIASGNVLVASPDSPEQVGREIEAALVEKFDLDDELIKVLVLSPEQLHSVIDSRPEGFGEQPEMYHSDAIFLMGIDAETAMTAFRPREGVDHVWPGDGVIYSQRLSAELTKSRLSAVIASPLYKSMTIRSWNTTMNLRDRLTPE, via the coding sequence ATGAACTCCTACCTGGTCCTCCTGCGCGGCATCAATGTGGGCGGCAGGAACAAGATCCCGATGAAACCGCTGCGGGAGCATCTTGAGGATCTGGGATACCAGCAGGTGTCCACCTACATTGCCAGCGGAAACGTCCTCGTTGCCTCACCCGATTCCCCTGAGCAGGTGGGACGAGAGATCGAAGCGGCTCTGGTGGAGAAGTTCGACCTGGACGACGAGCTCATAAAGGTGCTTGTCCTCAGTCCGGAGCAGCTGCACAGCGTGATCGACTCCAGGCCTGAGGGGTTCGGCGAGCAGCCGGAGATGTACCATTCCGATGCCATTTTCCTCATGGGCATCGACGCCGAAACTGCAATGACGGCGTTTCGCCCGCGGGAGGGTGTGGACCATGTCTGGCCGGGCGACGGCGTCATCTATTCACAGCGCCTCAGTGCTGAACTAACCAAAAGCCGGTTGAGCGCGGTCATCGCATCGCCGCTGTACAAGTCCATGACCATCCGCAGCTGGAACACCACCATGAATCTGCGGGACCGCCTCACTCCCGAATAG
- a CDS encoding MOSC domain-containing protein — translation MSYEYDVEILHLLVSGAHAYFGRARDGAADVATTDAERVEVVAGKGIVGDRFFGKAAHMDAAVTLFAVESLEAIAAELGAEPFDPLLPRRNVVLRGAELAPLIGQDFTLESAAGSVAFHGGRHAHPCAWMDTVLAPGAHKAMRGRGGLRCRPLTSGILQRGPAVLVSPVPLEPARAHVPSMLRPGRLP, via the coding sequence ATGAGCTACGAATACGACGTGGAGATCCTCCACCTGCTCGTCTCCGGCGCCCACGCCTATTTCGGCCGCGCCCGGGACGGTGCGGCCGACGTCGCCACCACCGATGCCGAGCGGGTGGAGGTAGTAGCGGGGAAGGGAATTGTGGGTGACCGGTTCTTCGGCAAGGCGGCCCACATGGATGCTGCCGTCACCCTGTTTGCGGTGGAGTCCCTGGAGGCGATCGCTGCGGAACTCGGAGCTGAGCCCTTCGACCCGCTGCTCCCCCGCCGCAACGTGGTGCTCCGCGGCGCCGAACTTGCACCTCTCATCGGGCAGGACTTCACCCTCGAATCAGCCGCGGGCAGCGTTGCTTTCCATGGAGGCCGGCACGCGCACCCCTGTGCCTGGATGGATACGGTTCTGGCCCCCGGCGCGCACAAGGCGATGCGTGGCCGGGGCGGTCTGCGCTGCCGGCCACTGACCAGCGGAATCCTCCAGCGTGGGCCGGCGGTGCTCGTAAGCCCCGTTCCGCTGGAACCCGCCCGGGCTCACGTGCCCTCGATGCTGCGCCCCGGCCGGTTGCCCTAG
- a CDS encoding DinB family protein, with protein MTDNNTARRNEPPLAGTEAQTLAGSLDRQRATFAWKTAGLDAEALAVRLGSSAITLGGLIKHLAGVEDIYFSWRLSGRDPGAPWNTVDWENDRDWDWRTAANDSPEDLYRLWNDAAARSRISLAEALDNGGLDQLLPAAGGEVGSLRRMLIDLIEEYARHVGHADLIRESIDGLVGEDPPTET; from the coding sequence GTGACCGACAACAACACCGCCCGCCGGAACGAGCCGCCGCTGGCCGGAACCGAAGCGCAAACCCTTGCAGGCTCCCTGGACCGGCAGCGGGCAACTTTTGCCTGGAAGACAGCCGGTCTTGATGCCGAAGCACTGGCCGTGAGACTGGGCTCCTCAGCCATAACGCTGGGCGGGCTGATTAAGCACTTGGCCGGGGTTGAGGACATCTACTTCTCCTGGCGCCTTTCAGGCCGGGATCCGGGCGCTCCATGGAACACCGTGGACTGGGAAAACGATCGAGACTGGGACTGGCGCACTGCCGCCAACGACAGTCCCGAGGATCTCTACCGCCTGTGGAACGATGCCGCAGCGCGTTCCCGAATAAGCCTTGCCGAGGCGCTGGACAACGGAGGGCTCGACCAGTTGCTGCCGGCAGCCGGCGGGGAGGTGGGGAGCCTTCGCCGCATGCTGATTGACCTGATCGAAGAGTATGCACGCCACGTGGGGCATGCGGACCTGATCAGGGAATCGATCGACGGACTGGTGGGGGAGGACCCGCCGACCGAAACGTAA
- a CDS encoding DivIVA domain-containing protein: MKKVNPLSEPAFIAEPILTAEQVVKQKFPPTRFREGYSQDEVDDFLDKIVVGLRQWTSENEQLRAQLSGNLSS; encoded by the coding sequence CTGAAAAAGGTCAACCCCCTGAGCGAACCTGCCTTTATTGCTGAACCAATTCTGACCGCTGAACAGGTAGTCAAGCAGAAGTTCCCTCCCACTAGATTCCGCGAAGGCTATTCGCAAGACGAGGTTGACGACTTCTTGGATAAGATTGTTGTAGGTCTCAGGCAATGGACCTCTGAAAACGAGCAACTGAGAGCGCAACTTTCCGGAAACCTGAGCTCATAG